A region of Lycium barbarum isolate Lr01 chromosome 1, ASM1917538v2, whole genome shotgun sequence DNA encodes the following proteins:
- the LOC132618052 gene encoding uncharacterized protein LOC132618052 produces the protein MDKIGFWNTRGLNRSNKQREMQLFMRKAKVGLFGLLETKIKRAKTQQAYLNLCNGWEFTTNLSAHPGGRIWLFWQPQIFEMDIEMVTKQLIHSKVTHKGTGRTMIITMVYGFNDQAMRRSLWDAIQQINDRITGPWGIMGDFNCILKQEERLGSPVTLAEIREFTECVDRCGLQDLKSSVSYYTWSNKQKGDDRVYSKIDRVLVNTDWITLLPTSRVHFLNEGLFDHCPAIISWEDGNKGVVRQFKYFNMWSSAPDFKEKVERSWNEHSMGRKMFRVRGKMQRLKKVLLQLNKARFSDIEVQAEKAMTRLTKCQHQIQLNPQNKQLIDKEVQLANECLKVQRARDQVLQQKCKVAWLKEGDQNTKFYHSFLKARRNTNRIFTIKNKEGVYITEVEDISRAFTEYYTELLGTANENRQHADSAMIRTGPILNVDQRSMLAAPFNDQDVKAALWAIGNDKAPSPDGYGSKFFKDSWDIVGRDVTAGVMEFFEHGQMI, from the coding sequence ATGGATAAAATAGGATTCTGGAATACCAGAGGTCTAAACAGGTCTAACAAGCAAAGGGAAATGCAGTTGTTCATGAGAAAAGCAAAAGTTGGACTGTTTGGACTTCTGGAGACTAAGATTAAGAGAGCTAAAACACAACAAGCTTATCTTAATCTGTGTAATGGGTGGGAATTCACAACTAATCTATCTGCCCATCCTGGGGGTAGGATATGGTTATTCTGGCAGCCTCAAATATTTGAAATGGATATAGAAATGGTGACAAAACAGCTAATACATAGCAAGGTGACACACAAGGGGACTGGAAGGACAATGATCATCACCATGGTGTATGGGTTTAATGATCAAGCTATGAGGAGAAGTTTATGGGATGCCATACAGCAGATTAATGATCGTATAACAGGGCCCTGGGGGATTATGGGAGATTTTAACTGTATACTAAAACAGGAAGAGCGATTGGGAAGTCCGGTAACACTAGCAGAGATTAGAGAGTTCACTGAATGTGTAGACAGATGTGGGCTGCAAGATCTTAAATCCTCAGTATCCTACTATACATGGAGCAACAAACAAAAAGGAGATGACAGAGTGTATAGTAAAATAGACAGAGTCCTGGTAAATACTGACTGGATAACACTGCTGCCTACATCAAGGGTTCACTTCCTTAATGAAGGTCTGTTTGACCATTGTCCTGCCATCATCAGCTGGGAGGATGGGAATAAAGGTGTGGTGAGACAATTCAAATACTTCAACATGTGGAGTAGCGCACCAGATTTCAAAGAAAAAGTGGAACGAAGTTGGAATGAGCATAGCATGGGCAGGAAAATGTTCAGAGTAAGGGGGAAAATGCAGAGGTTGAAGAAAGTATTACTACAGTTAAACAAAGCGAGATTTAGTGATATAGAAGTACAAGCGGAGAAGGCAATGACTAGGTTGACTAAATGCCAACATCAGATACAGCTGAATCCACAAAATAAGCAACTAATTGATAAAGAAGTCCAATTGGCTAATGAATGCTTGAAGGTGCAGAGGGCTAGGGACCAGGTTTTGCAACAAAAATGTAAGGTGGCATGGCTGAAGGAGGGAGATCAGAATACTAAATTCTATCATAGCTTCTTAAAAGCCAGAAGAAACACAAATAGAATATTTACCATAAAAAATAAGGAGGGGGTATATATAACAGAAGTGGAGGATATTAGCAGGGCCTTCACAGAATACTATACTGAGCTATTGGGAACTGCAAATGAAAATAGACAACATGCTGATAGTGCCATGATAAGGACAGGGCCCATACTGAATGTCGACCAAAGAAGTATGCTAGCAGCCCCTTTTAATGACCAAGATGTGAAGGCTGCACTATGGGCTATAGGGAATGATAAAGCCCCCAGCCCAGATGGATATGGGAGCAAGTTCTTCAAAGACAGCTGGGATATTGTTGGAAGGGATGTAACGGCTGGAGTCATGGAATTCTTTGAACATGGCCAAATGATTTAG
- the LOC132618044 gene encoding uncharacterized protein LOC132618044 codes for MTEGNHRHCWRAVWGNANTAKHSFISWLVMHGKILTRDRLYNMGLCREKDCTLCGNCDETIKHLFFECVYSKYCLEEIMKWLQIHGRNLELEVMWSRLARKAQGKISRSLLWVVWTALIYHIWEARNEALWQQRVPRPQRVIVTVHMETKERIFDILNRKTRCKDKEWIEELYK; via the coding sequence ATGACTGAAGGCAATCACAGACATTGTTGGAGGGCAGTATGGGGTAATGCAAACACTGCAAAGCATAGCTTCATTAGCTGGCTAGTCATGCATGGAAAAATACTAACTAGAGATAGGTTATATAACATGGGGCTATGTAGAGAGAAGGATTGCACCCTCTGTGGCAACTGTGATGAAACTATCAAGCATTTGTTTTTCGAGTGCGTGTACTCCAAGTACTGCTTGGAGGAGATCATGAAATGGTTGCAAATACATGGAAGGAACTTGGAACTAGAGGTAATGTGGAGCAGACTAGCTAGAAAGGCCCAGGGCAAAATCAGCAGAAGCTTGCTATGGGTTGTATGGACTGCATTAATTTACCATATTTGGGAAGCCAGAAATGAAGCCCTATGGCAGCAGCGTGTACCAAGACCTCAGAGAGTAATTGTGACCGTACATATGGAAACAAAAGAGAGAATTTTTGATATATTGAATAGGAAGACAAGATGTAAAGATAAAGAGTGGATAGAAGAGCTTTATAAGTAG